From Hymenobacter sediminicola:
CCGTCGCTCCAGAGCCGGTGCATCGGGTTCAGCACCTCAATCACCGATAAGTATTCGCTCAGCGGCAAGTCGGAGTAGTCCGGCGTGCCTACTTCAGGGTGCGGAATGTCAGGAAAAGGCTGGTTGATGTACTCTACTTCGCCCGCGGCATTGCGCAGAAAAGTGCGCTGGAAGGGGAGGGGTAGTGGCTTTGAAATGTTCGTCCGCTCTCTTATGCAGTCATGCTGAGCTTGCTGAAGCATGTCTACCGCTTCCCCTACCACGATTGAGTTAGTCAGAGGTAGAGATGCTCCGGCAAGCTCAGCATGACGATATACTGACTCCGGCTGACCTTCTTTTTCCTCGCCCAGCCATTCCAGCAACCGCAACCAGGGGCCTTCGCCGTCATCCAGCGTCAGAAAGTCAATATAGTCGAAGAAGCGGGGCTCCCGGATCTGGCGCAGCTCGGTGTTGGGGTAGCCACCGCCCATGAGTGTGTGGGTGTTCGGGCTGAGTTGCTTGATGCGCCCCGCCAGCCTTAAGGCTCCGTAGAGGTTGCCAGGGAAAGGAACCGTGAAGCCGACAACATTCGGCTCAGTACGGACCAACAACTCGTCCAGCAGTTCCTGCAGCATGCGGTCCAGCAGATTGGGCGGCGCCTGCAGTGCCTCGTGCAGCTCATCAAACGTAGTGGCCGACATAGCCAGCTTTTCGGCGTAACGCGAGAAGCCGAACTGCGGACCCACCGTTTCTTTAATCAGGTCACCCAGGTCTTCGAGGTAGAGCGTAGCGAGGTGGCGGGCTTGGTCGGTGAGACCCATCGTGCCGAAAGCGGCTTCCAGGTCGGCAACATTGTCGAAGCGGCTGGCTTCGGGCAGGAAGCGGCTATGGCAAATGCGAGGAGCCAGCGTATTATCCTTGTTCTGCAGAAAGCGCACAACAGGCCCGATGGTGCTCAGGTAGCTGTTTTTGAGCCGCAGCATCCGGCGGGCGTTGTTGCTCAACTCAAACGAGCCGGCTTCGATTTCCGTAAAAACCTGGCTCAGTCCCGCCTGCGAAAATAACTTCAGCACCAATTCCAAACCCAAATCAGCCTGCGCAACTTGGTAGCCGCGCCCACTTAGAAAGCCCTTGATGTAGGCCGTGGCCGGGTACGGCGTATTGAGCTGCGTGAGCGGCGGCGTAATGAGCAGGATGCGAAGCGGAGACGTAGACACGGGAGCAACAACCGCAACACTGCGGTAAAGGTGCCGCAAAGGTACGGCGGGCTTGGGTAGCACCTGCGGCGCAGGTAGGCTATCGGCTCATTTTCATCAACGAGGGGTTCAGCCGCAGATACACCTGGGCCGAAACGGGTGTTGAGCCGTAATACGCTTTGAGTTCAGCATCGGGGCGGTACACGGTGGCTTGGGCCCCAAACGTGAGGTCAGTTTTGGCTATCTGGGCCACGCGGTAGTTTGCTCCCAACGTTAGGGCATGTACGTTGTAGTTAGTGTGCCCTTCCTGAGCACCAAGGCGCGGAATCTGCAGTTCCTCGTCCGACTTCTGCACGAACTCATAGCGCCCGTACACGGCCGGCTTGCCTAGCTGCACGTTGGTTTCGGCTAGCACGGAGTGGGCGGCCGGGTCGGTGTGGCCGTCCGAAACGTGCTGGTTCATGCCCCATACCAGTGCCGATGTGATATATCGGTAGTCGCCCCATTGGCTGCTCTGGATGATGGATGCCGTGGTCCGCTTCACGTCTTCATCTACGTGCAATTCTTCGGGACTTTTGATGAAGGCTCGGCTGACCTGCAGCGCCAGCCCGGCCGTGGGGTTCCAGTTGAGGCGTCCAGCCCAGGAGTCCGCGCGGGGTTTGTCGAAGCCGTAGCGGTGCTCGTCGGGTTCCCGGCCTGTAAAGTTGGAGCCTTCCAGCTTAAACTGCTTATAGCGCACTCCCAGCGTAGCTACTCCAAAAGCAATGTGCGTGGCATCCTGCCAATGGTGGCCCAGCGCCGCGTCGGGGTTGGGCATGGCCGAAATACGGTGCATAAAGGCCACCGGCCCAATGGCCGGCTCGCCGGGGTAGCCAACGTACGCCGTCAGGTCCACATCATCCGACAAGGCCTGCGTGTAGCCTATGCTCAGCGCCGAAAACAGGTCGTGCGGGTGCTGGCGGTCAACCAGAGGCTGACCTTGATACGCTTCGCCGCTCTGGAACAACAAGGGGTAGCCATTGCCGCCTTCCGTGAGCGGGTCCAGCGAAATCATAGCCGTTAGGTTGAGCAAGCCTTTCTGCCCGATGGGACGCTGGGCCATGGTCATCACCCAGTTGGGCGCGTCGAAGGTGCTGCCGCCGCGCTGCCCACTGCTGCGGCCCAGGTTCTGGCGAGTGTAGCGCACATTAATGGCGCCGTGGTTCATCACCATCCAGCTGCCGTGGTGGCTCATCCACATGTACATGGGAGTATTGTCGGGGTTCCAGGCCGTGCCGGAGCCGTTGCGGCTCATCGGCAGCCGGCGCGAGTAGGCATGGCTCATTTCATCCATTGCCATTCCAGCGTGTCCCATAGCACCATGGTTCATACCAGCGTGCCCCGTGTCGCTGTGGTTCATACGGGTGCGGCTGGTATCGGTGGGAGTGGTGCCGGGCATCTGGTTGCCCTGATGCTGGCTATGGTCCATCGGCGCGGCGCGACGGGTGGTATCAGCAGATGCGGGCTTGGGCGGGGCCATCTGATGGCCTTCGTGCTGGCTGTAGCCCACAGTACTGGCGAATGGCAGCAGGGCTAGAAGAAACAGGGTGCGCTGGGAACAGGCCATAGAAAAACCGGGGTATTGCAGAGAAAGAACTCCTTGCAATACCCCGGTGGGCAGTCATTGGTTATACAGAATCCGGCTGCTGTGCGTACGAAACTCGGCAAGCCGGCTGTTGGGACGTTTTACGCCAGTTGGTCCAGCGAAAGGCGCTTGGGCAGCAACTCGCGGCGGAATTCGCTGACGGAACGGCCCGTTACCTGGCGGAACTGGTTGCTCAGGTGTTGGCCGGAGCTGTAGCGCATCTGGTCGGCAATTTCGCTCAGCGTCATTTCATTGTAGCTGAGCATTTCCTTTACCCGCTCAATTTTCAGTCGGATCAGGTATTTTTCAATGGTCAGGTTGGCTGTCCGCGAAAATACTTTGCTCAGGTGCGAATACGTAGCAGCAAATCGGTCGGTAAGAAATGCCGATGTGGTGAGCGGCATACGGGCCGTACGGAGGTGCTCCAGATATTCGACCAAGGCACCTTTAATTTGTTCGGTCATCTGCTCGGCCCGGCCCATCAGGACATCAAAACCTGCTTCGCGTAGCAGCGGAGCTACTGCGGCGGGGTCGGCGGGCGTATGCTCGTCGAGGTGGGCCTCGCCTAGCGTTACTTCGGTGGGGCGGTAGCCGGCTTTCTCAAGTACGGTACGGACGGCTTCCACGCAACGCGGGCAAACCATGTTCTTAATATGAAGCAGCGTTGTTTTCACGGGTTATGATGTTTTTCGGACCGCGTTACTGTACGCGTAGGTTTACGAACGGTTGCCGTTGCTACGGCAGGTCGGCGCTTCCGGTTGGTTTCCGGTGCAGATTCGGCCCAGCCTTTGCCAAACCAGTTGGCGGCTGCCCAGCTCACGAAAGGCACCACTCCCAGAAAAGTAACCGACAACAGCCAGAAAAATACGAAAAAAGCACCGAATAATCGCCCAAAGAATCCGTCGGCCGCGCCGAACAAGTACCCAACCAGCGCCAGCGCCATTGCAAGGCTCACGGCGGCTATAATCCCGGCCCGGCGCAGCAGGTGCGGGTAGTTGAAAGTAGGAGTGGGACGGGGTTTCATAGGCAACGCAAGGAAGGCAAATATACCAGTTCTGGTTTTTGGCTGCCAACTTGGCTGACAGCACCGCAACAACACGCGGCTGTTTCTGCCGTACCAACATTCGATTATCTTGCGTGCCAACCGCTACACTCTCCACTTCTTTCCGCTTATGAAACGTCCTCTGCTGCTCAGCCTGCTGGCTGCCACCACGCTGTTTTCCGCCTGCAACACCGGTACTTCTACTGGTGATACGAATGTGGAAACCGGTGCCTACAAGACCAAAAACCCCGACCCAGGCCAATCCACTTCCTCCGATTCGGCTACGGCCGGCCTGCAGCGCGACACCACCAACACCCCCACCGGCCGCCAGGTATATGAGAAGGCCGCCGATGCCAAAGACCGTAACCGCGACGGAATTGCTGATTAGCTTCTGCATTTCCCGCAAACAAAACAGCCGGCCCCTCAGGGGCCGGCTGTTTTGTTTGCGGGAAGCAAAAACCGTAGGCTAGTAAAACACGAAGCCGTTCGGGAGCAGGCTCACATTGAATGAGTCGATGGCAGTGCCTGTAGGCTGGTAGCGGATGAATTTGCCGGTGCCGCTGTAAGGCGCAATAGAACCGTAGATTGTGTTATCGGCTGGGTCGATGTTGAAGCCATAGAAGCTGCGCCGGATCAGGGGCGTGGTAGGCAGTGCAGCCGCGCCGGTGCTCATTTGGTACACAGCTCCTCTGTAGCGGTAGTAAAGCTGGGTTTTGGTGCTGTTCAAGCGTAGCTCCGAGGCGCCGCCACTAGTGAAGGGTAGTACCAGAGAAGCTGCCGGAGTAGTCGTATTGAGCTTTATCAGGTTGGCCGGAGTAGAGGAAAGCACCGGATAAGGCGCCGTAGTGCCGTAGCGCGTGATACCGCCGCATAGCACCCAAATGGCCCCCGTCTGGTCCTGTACCAAGCTAGTAGGACCGTCCTGCACTGGCAGCGTGGCTTCTACCACATCGGTAGCCGGATTGATTACGCTGACCGTGTTTTCGTCGGAGTTGGCCACGTACACTTTGCCGTTGGCTAGCAACATACCTTCAGGCTGGCGGCCTACTGCAATAGTTTTGGTGATGGTGTTGGTGCGCGTATCGAGTACGGCCACGCGGCCAGTGCCGCCTAAGGCTACCCACTCACTGATGTATACTTTGCCCGCGGCAGCGGCTATGGCATAACGCGGCTGTTCTAGTCCGGTTACGGTGGCAACCGCCGCAAACGTGCGCAGATTAATGACTTCTACCTTTTT
This genomic window contains:
- a CDS encoding B12-binding domain-containing radical SAM protein produces the protein MSTSPLRILLITPPLTQLNTPYPATAYIKGFLSGRGYQVAQADLGLELVLKLFSQAGLSQVFTEIEAGSFELSNNARRMLRLKNSYLSTIGPVVRFLQNKDNTLAPRICHSRFLPEASRFDNVADLEAAFGTMGLTDQARHLATLYLEDLGDLIKETVGPQFGFSRYAEKLAMSATTFDELHEALQAPPNLLDRMLQELLDELLVRTEPNVVGFTVPFPGNLYGALRLAGRIKQLSPNTHTLMGGGYPNTELRQIREPRFFDYIDFLTLDDGEGPWLRLLEWLGEEKEGQPESVYRHAELAGASLPLTNSIVVGEAVDMLQQAQHDCIRERTNISKPLPLPFQRTFLRNAAGEVEYINQPFPDIPHPEVGTPDYSDLPLSEYLSVIEVLNPMHRLWSDGRWNKLTVAHGCYWKRCSFCDVTLDYISRYETAPSALLVDRIEQIIAQTGQTGFHFVDEAAPPLALRDLAIELLKRRVSITWWGNIRFEKTFSPDLCRLLAASGCIAVSGGLEVASDRLLALMEKGVTIAQVARVTDGFTQAGIMVHAYLMYGFPTETAQETVDSLEVVRQLFAAGIVQSGYWHRFSMTAHSPVGKNPAKYQVAAVGPEPGPFAWNDLWHDDPTGANHEQFGAGLAKALYNYLHGVALHEPLSFWFDFRVPKPTVPRQLVQQALQEPTKPDFAKQNQRLFWLGNAPELRQENGKKGPRAVLTFYEQAEDFEVSVPATVGPWLHTLLTDLTADYDTKVLLKDAARTFPTGHSFERFLESAAWLLLREKGLLVL
- a CDS encoding AraC family transcriptional regulator, with amino-acid sequence MKTTLLHIKNMVCPRCVEAVRTVLEKAGYRPTEVTLGEAHLDEHTPADPAAVAPLLREAGFDVLMGRAEQMTEQIKGALVEYLEHLRTARMPLTTSAFLTDRFAATYSHLSKVFSRTANLTIEKYLIRLKIERVKEMLSYNEMTLSEIADQMRYSSGQHLSNQFRQVTGRSVSEFRRELLPKRLSLDQLA
- a CDS encoding YncE family protein, which encodes MLPVYRTFPLFSRLFLAGFGALALASCDSDDETSPIYNLSKDGSNVFVLNEGQYGTPNGEVSLFSKTSRSVIDNSTFRTVNQRDLGDVVQSMLVVDEQGYVVVNNSKKVEVINLRTFAAVATVTGLEQPRYAIAAAAGKVYISEWVALGGTGRVAVLDTRTNTITKTIAVGRQPEGMLLANGKVYVANSDENTVSVINPATDVVEATLPVQDGPTSLVQDQTGAIWVLCGGITRYGTTAPYPVLSSTPANLIKLNTTTPAASLVLPFTSGGASELRLNSTKTQLYYRYRGAVYQMSTGAAALPTTPLIRRSFYGFNIDPADNTIYGSIAPYSGTGKFIRYQPTGTAIDSFNVSLLPNGFVFY